One window of Inquilinus sp. Marseille-Q2685 genomic DNA carries:
- a CDS encoding TerC family protein has protein sequence MPDWFSLAELTALVQVVIIDVALAGDNAIVVGMAAAGLAAEERRRAILWGIVAATVLRIVFALFTTQLLQIVGLLFAGGILLLWVCWKLWREIRADHAAGAAALAGDGAAAGGGAGNGPPPPPQTFRPAATPIVVADGSMSLDNVLAVAGTARDHIEVLIVGLALSVALMGLAANFVARLLHRHRWIAYVGLLIILYVAIKMMWDGGHEIWAVARPVS, from the coding sequence ATGCCCGACTGGTTCTCGCTCGCCGAGCTCACCGCCCTCGTCCAGGTCGTGATCATCGACGTGGCGCTGGCGGGCGACAACGCCATCGTCGTCGGCATGGCCGCGGCCGGCCTGGCGGCCGAGGAGCGGCGCCGCGCCATCCTGTGGGGCATCGTCGCCGCCACCGTGCTGCGCATCGTCTTCGCCCTGTTCACCACCCAGCTGCTGCAGATCGTCGGCCTGCTGTTCGCCGGCGGCATCCTGCTGCTGTGGGTGTGCTGGAAGCTGTGGCGCGAGATCCGCGCCGACCACGCCGCCGGGGCCGCGGCGCTGGCCGGGGACGGGGCGGCCGCCGGCGGCGGGGCGGGCAACGGCCCCCCCCCCCCCCCCCAGACCTTCCGCCCGGCCGCCACCCCGATCGTGGTGGCCGACGGGTCGATGTCGCTGGACAACGTGCTGGCCGTGGCCGGCACCGCGCGCGACCACATCGAGGTGCTGATCGTCGGCCTCGCCCTCTCCGTCGCGCTGATGGGCCTGGCCGCCAACTTCGTCGCCCGGCTGCTGCACCGCCACCGCTGGATCGCCTATGTCGGGCTGCTGATCATCCTCTACGTCGCGATCAAGATGATGTGGGATGGCGGGCACGAGATCTGGGCGGTCGCCCGGCCCGTCTCATGA
- the gcvA gene encoding transcriptional regulator GcvA gives MDEGSASRLPPLPAIRVFEAAARHLSFTRAAAELGMTQAAVSYQIRLLEDRVGAPLFRRLTRKVELTETGERLAPAVTEALARLAGAFAAARDDTGGMLSITSIHTFATNWLVPRLGRFQLAHPGIAVRLDTRTKLVDFTRGDSDVGIRHGLGVWPGLAAHPLMPIEYTALCSPALRDRAGGLAHPRDLLRLPLMWDGGDSYWQRWFAAAGVAVPESVSDGGLRLENQQMMGRAAQAGEGVALLNPTFFLDELAAGELVRPFPVSIRDEGSYHLVHLDSRRDVPKIAAFRDWILSELAADERQGSTAG, from the coding sequence ATGGATGAAGGTTCAGCCTCGCGCCTGCCGCCGCTGCCGGCCATCCGGGTGTTCGAGGCCGCGGCGCGCCACCTCAGCTTCACCAGGGCGGCGGCGGAGCTGGGCATGACCCAGGCGGCCGTCAGCTATCAGATCCGCCTGCTGGAGGACCGCGTCGGCGCGCCGCTGTTCCGCCGCCTGACCCGCAAGGTCGAGCTGACCGAGACCGGGGAGCGGCTGGCGCCGGCGGTGACCGAGGCGCTGGCCCGGCTGGCCGGCGCCTTCGCCGCGGCGCGCGACGACACCGGCGGCATGCTGTCGATCACCTCGATCCACACCTTCGCCACCAACTGGCTGGTGCCGCGGCTGGGCCGGTTCCAGCTGGCCCATCCCGGCATCGCCGTGCGGCTCGACACCCGGACCAAGCTGGTCGACTTCACCCGCGGCGACAGCGATGTCGGCATCCGCCACGGCCTGGGCGTCTGGCCCGGCCTGGCGGCGCATCCGCTGATGCCGATCGAATACACCGCCCTGTGCAGCCCGGCGCTGCGCGACCGCGCCGGCGGCCTGGCCCATCCGCGCGACCTGCTGCGGCTGCCCTTGATGTGGGACGGCGGCGACTCCTACTGGCAGCGCTGGTTCGCCGCCGCCGGCGTGGCGGTGCCGGAATCGGTGTCCGATGGCGGCCTGCGGCTCGAGAACCAGCAGATGATGGGCCGCGCGGCGCAGGCGGGGGAGGGGGTGGCGCTGCTGAACCCGACCTTCTTCCTCGACGAGCTCGCCGCGGGCGAGCTGGTCCGGCCCTTCCCGGTCAGCATCCGGGACGAGGGGTCGTACCACCTCGTCCATCTCGACAGCCGTCGCGACGTGCCGAAGATCGCCGCCTTCCGCGACTGGATCCTGTCCGAGCTCGCCGCGGACGAGAGGCAGGGCTCCACGGCGGGGTGA
- a CDS encoding Dam family site-specific DNA-(adenine-N6)-methyltransferase, with protein sequence MKPFLKWAGGKRWLAYRLGISKLDGVKKYIEPFVGSGAIFFHFQPENSILNDFNKNLVNTYKAIRDNVNEVVSILESHQKCHSAEYYYNIRNKRMEKMEEKAAQFIYLNRTCWNGLYRENKFGEFNVPKGTKDKVIFPDDDFISASMALKNAELYSDDFEAVIEKSNEGDLIFADPPYTVKHNRNGFLKYNEKIFSWDDQIRLRDCILRASQRGVKIVMTNAYHTSISCIYEPFAEITPLERHSVLSAKKNYRSTTQESLITINIRADEILSKKRARIYYPDAEKNIDIQMAETNI encoded by the coding sequence ATGAAACCGTTTCTTAAATGGGCCGGCGGCAAACGCTGGCTTGCCTATCGTCTTGGCATTTCGAAATTGGATGGTGTAAAGAAGTATATCGAACCATTTGTGGGCAGTGGTGCTATTTTTTTTCATTTCCAACCTGAAAATTCTATATTGAATGATTTCAATAAAAACTTAGTCAATACGTACAAAGCAATTAGAGATAACGTTAATGAGGTTGTTTCGATCCTTGAGTCACATCAGAAATGCCACAGTGCTGAATATTATTACAACATAAGAAATAAACGTATGGAAAAAATGGAAGAGAAGGCGGCACAGTTCATCTACTTAAATAGAACATGCTGGAATGGTCTTTATAGAGAAAACAAATTTGGCGAATTCAATGTTCCGAAAGGGACAAAAGATAAGGTAATATTTCCAGATGATGATTTTATATCGGCGAGTATGGCACTTAAAAATGCTGAACTTTATTCTGATGATTTTGAAGCTGTTATCGAAAAGTCTAATGAAGGAGATTTGATTTTTGCGGATCCTCCATATACAGTAAAGCACAATCGAAATGGATTTTTAAAGTACAATGAGAAGATATTTTCTTGGGATGACCAGATAAGACTTCGAGATTGCATTCTTAGAGCTAGCCAAAGAGGAGTAAAAATTGTAATGACCAATGCTTATCATACTTCAATTTCCTGTATATATGAGCCATTCGCGGAAATAACTCCACTTGAACGTCACAGTGTACTTTCGGCAAAAAAAAATTATAGATCCACTACACAAGAATCACTCATCACCATAAACATAAGAGCCGACGAAATTCTTTCGAAAAAAAGAGCTCGCATTTACTATCCTGATGCAGAGAAGAATATAGATATTCAGATGGCAGAGACAAATATCTAA
- a CDS encoding cupin domain-containing protein, which translates to MSPAADDPGIDIGGRLRRLREEHGLSQRELARRAGVSNATVSLIEQNRASPSIGSLKRVLDGLPLSLAEFFALPEGPEDPVFFAAADLVEIAGRLGGHGGGGGEGPEGPGLISYRQVGCQPGRALQILHERLAPGADTGPTALSHAGEEGGVVIRGRVELTVGPRRRILGPGDAYYFQSRLPHRFRVVGEEPAEIVSACTPPSF; encoded by the coding sequence GTGTCGCCGGCCGCCGACGATCCCGGCATCGACATCGGCGGCCGGCTGCGGCGGCTGCGCGAGGAGCACGGCCTGAGCCAGCGCGAGCTGGCGCGGCGCGCCGGCGTCTCCAACGCCACCGTCTCGCTGATCGAGCAGAACCGCGCCAGCCCCTCGATCGGCTCGCTGAAGCGCGTTCTGGACGGGCTGCCGCTGAGCCTGGCCGAGTTCTTCGCCCTGCCCGAGGGGCCGGAGGACCCGGTGTTCTTCGCGGCGGCGGACCTCGTCGAGATCGCCGGCCGGCTGGGCGGGCACGGGGGCGGCGGCGGCGAAGGACCCGAAGGGCCCGGCCTGATCTCCTACCGCCAGGTGGGCTGCCAGCCCGGCCGGGCGCTGCAGATCCTGCACGAGCGGCTGGCGCCGGGCGCCGACACCGGCCCGACGGCGCTGAGCCATGCCGGCGAGGAGGGCGGCGTGGTGATCCGCGGCCGGGTGGAGCTGACGGTGGGCCCGCGCCGCCGCATCCTGGGCCCCGGCGACGCCTATTACTTCCAGAGCCGCCTGCCGCACCGCTTCCGCGTGGTCGGCGAGGAGCCGGCGGAGATCGTCTCGGCCTGCACCCCGCCGAGCTTCTGA
- a CDS encoding HNH endonuclease, whose amino-acid sequence MGFGIFIHRSDSIYDDSPAERYQFPSQYLGRVQACVGDWIIYYEPRKVAATRGYFAVAKVQQVIRDPGAPGMYLALIEPGSYLDFANPVPFSDAGGVVERGVLNEQGQISGRAQSAVRPISPADFNRIVTLGLDLAEPMLPRVGEPMPPIGLQEEQAPMEFEQSRERISVITSRAVRDRVFRQIVLRAYDQRCAITGLRLINGGGRAEVAAAHIRPVQANGPDIISNGIALSGTAHWMFDRGLISLGDDLEILISRQANDQDSIRAFINRTGRAYPPQRALDRPHPHFLQWHREHCFKQ is encoded by the coding sequence ATGGGATTCGGGATCTTCATCCACCGCTCAGATTCGATCTACGACGACAGCCCCGCTGAGCGATACCAGTTTCCCAGCCAGTATCTCGGTCGGGTTCAGGCCTGCGTCGGCGACTGGATCATCTACTACGAACCCCGAAAGGTCGCCGCGACGCGCGGCTACTTCGCCGTGGCGAAGGTCCAGCAGGTCATTCGCGATCCCGGCGCCCCTGGCATGTACCTCGCCCTGATCGAGCCCGGAAGCTATCTCGACTTCGCCAATCCCGTTCCGTTCAGCGATGCCGGCGGCGTGGTCGAGCGAGGCGTGTTGAACGAGCAAGGGCAGATCTCGGGCCGCGCCCAATCGGCCGTCCGCCCGATCTCTCCGGCCGATTTCAATCGTATCGTCACGCTGGGCCTGGATCTTGCCGAGCCCATGTTGCCGCGCGTCGGCGAGCCTATGCCCCCGATCGGCCTTCAGGAAGAGCAAGCGCCGATGGAATTCGAGCAGAGCCGTGAGAGGATAAGCGTCATTACCTCGCGGGCCGTTCGCGATCGTGTGTTCCGCCAGATCGTGTTGCGGGCCTATGACCAGCGCTGCGCAATCACAGGACTCAGGCTGATCAATGGCGGCGGCCGGGCGGAGGTCGCTGCCGCCCATATCCGGCCGGTCCAGGCGAATGGCCCCGACATTATCAGCAACGGGATTGCCCTTTCCGGCACGGCGCACTGGATGTTCGATCGCGGGCTGATCAGTCTGGGCGACGACCTGGAGATCCTGATCTCGCGGCAGGCCAACGACCAGGACAGCATCCGAGCCTTCATCAACAGGACCGGTCGGGCGTATCCGCCTCAGCGGGCGTTGGATCGGCCGCATCCACATTTCCTGCAATGGCATCGGGAGCACTGCTTCAAGCAGTAG
- a CDS encoding DUF2630 family protein has translation MTTDQSVLNRIEKLVAEEEALWARGRPSDAELKRLKEIEVELDRAWDLLRQRRARREYGQDPDDAHIRPAGIVRTYRDE, from the coding sequence ATGACGACCGACCAATCCGTGCTCAACCGGATCGAGAAGCTGGTGGCGGAGGAGGAGGCGCTGTGGGCCCGCGGCCGGCCCAGCGACGCCGAGCTGAAGCGGCTGAAGGAGATCGAGGTGGAGCTCGACCGTGCCTGGGACCTGCTGCGCCAGCGCCGCGCCCGCCGCGAATACGGCCAGGACCCCGACGACGCCCACATCCGCCCCGCCGGCATCGTCCGCACCTATCGCGACGAGTGA
- a CDS encoding DGQHR domain-containing protein, whose product MIGELTDTSAKRIAEYKRRRKPYIEQTFQLDEQEDALSQGWELVRENKASLRYRKIRDADEQLENEFWRLLYDFGYPKLSVGRNFNVLVSKKPDIELTKNIDVFAYDNETIIVAECIAYEKRTKQSLQNEINDLITNQRNIAQSLRSHFEGNFPQKIIWLIVTRNLEWSESDIKRAHDGNINILTEREIFYYKEIAKRIGHSARFQFHAEFLAKTKVAALDNVKVYAIRTRLGAHKVFTFFAPASKILPISFVNHRDLRDPSAAPSYQRLLQRPRLRQITDFVKSGGFFPNTIILNFKQKVQFDVVKSEDDDGVTSGILTLPNTYKSAWIIDGQHRIYGYSELEDDTPQSLLPFLAFENISISEETKLFSDINSKQKRVEKKLLDEITGEIKLESSDKREQIRAISSRAFDMMREDDDGPLGGKIAGVEVKQNEYSILTIPYLVDAVIQSGIMGRITQKDGRNTYVHGSIYWTEPREAIDHLMIFLSEYLNLFRLANLDRWEAGKNGKFASNPGVAGLIRFAGDLISHLCLKRHVDTRSLHPKVLVEEIEEFAKPAISYFQTATDLEVEQRFQIPFGSGGPRIFQHRLRELVGKQFSDFEPPGFRDDLRKYDAERTDTADRWVRAVQEEVHRHVVEVLRREYGPGDDYLEKGIDNKEILKKAFDKRLDADGDDKKDMATYLDFLDLRKIVESQRNWSFFSDSLNIQLPSERKGKAKYVAWFDEINKARRVSAHPYNRGYSDEEVSTIEFVFNELHRRGVIAGRN is encoded by the coding sequence ATGATTGGGGAACTGACTGATACGTCCGCGAAGCGCATTGCTGAATATAAAAGACGCCGCAAACCCTATATAGAACAGACGTTCCAATTGGACGAGCAGGAAGACGCGCTCTCCCAAGGATGGGAGCTTGTTCGGGAAAATAAGGCATCGCTTCGCTATCGAAAAATAAGAGATGCCGATGAACAGCTAGAAAATGAGTTTTGGAGACTCCTTTACGACTTTGGTTATCCGAAACTAAGTGTCGGAAGAAATTTTAACGTTTTGGTTTCTAAGAAACCCGACATTGAATTAACCAAAAATATAGATGTTTTTGCATATGACAACGAAACCATCATAGTGGCGGAATGCATCGCCTATGAAAAGAGAACAAAACAATCTCTTCAAAATGAAATCAACGACCTTATCACAAATCAAAGAAATATTGCCCAATCTCTCCGATCGCATTTTGAAGGAAATTTTCCTCAAAAGATAATTTGGCTTATAGTTACTCGGAATCTAGAGTGGTCAGAAAGTGATATAAAGCGAGCACATGATGGAAATATCAATATTTTGACAGAACGAGAAATCTTTTATTATAAGGAAATTGCAAAGCGCATTGGTCATTCGGCCCGATTTCAGTTCCATGCAGAGTTTTTAGCAAAGACAAAAGTAGCTGCTTTAGACAATGTAAAAGTATATGCTATTAGAACTAGATTAGGAGCTCACAAAGTTTTTACTTTTTTTGCGCCTGCGTCAAAGATTTTGCCAATTTCATTCGTAAATCATCGAGATCTGCGAGATCCTAGTGCAGCACCTTCATATCAGAGATTGCTTCAGCGCCCTCGTCTTAGACAAATAACCGATTTTGTCAAGTCAGGTGGCTTTTTTCCCAATACCATTATTTTAAATTTCAAGCAAAAGGTTCAATTTGATGTTGTTAAGTCGGAAGATGATGACGGAGTTACCAGCGGAATTTTAACTCTTCCAAATACTTATAAGTCGGCTTGGATTATAGACGGTCAACATCGTATCTATGGATACAGTGAGCTAGAAGATGATACTCCTCAATCTCTTTTACCTTTTCTAGCATTTGAGAACATAAGTATATCAGAAGAGACTAAACTTTTTAGCGATATCAATAGCAAACAAAAGAGAGTTGAAAAAAAGCTTCTAGATGAGATCACAGGCGAAATTAAATTGGAATCATCTGACAAACGGGAGCAAATCAGAGCTATTTCATCTCGAGCATTTGATATGATGCGTGAAGATGACGACGGACCTCTCGGCGGAAAAATCGCAGGAGTTGAAGTAAAGCAGAATGAATACAGCATACTAACTATACCATACCTTGTTGACGCCGTCATACAATCGGGAATTATGGGCAGAATAACACAAAAGGATGGTCGAAATACTTACGTCCATGGTTCTATATATTGGACAGAGCCACGAGAAGCCATCGATCATCTTATGATTTTCCTATCTGAATATCTGAACCTTTTTAGATTGGCCAATCTCGATCGTTGGGAAGCGGGGAAGAACGGCAAGTTCGCATCCAATCCTGGAGTTGCCGGATTAATCCGCTTTGCCGGTGATCTCATTTCGCACCTTTGCCTGAAGCGCCACGTCGATACACGTTCGCTGCACCCCAAGGTCCTGGTGGAGGAGATAGAGGAGTTCGCAAAGCCCGCTATATCATACTTCCAGACCGCCACTGATCTGGAGGTAGAGCAGAGATTCCAAATCCCATTCGGTAGCGGCGGCCCTCGCATCTTTCAGCACCGCCTTCGCGAGTTGGTGGGTAAGCAATTTTCCGATTTCGAACCGCCGGGTTTCCGTGACGACTTAAGAAAGTACGATGCAGAGAGAACGGATACAGCTGATCGCTGGGTGAGAGCCGTTCAAGAGGAGGTTCATAGACACGTAGTTGAAGTGCTTCGAAGAGAATATGGGCCAGGCGATGACTATTTAGAAAAGGGAATCGATAATAAGGAAATACTTAAAAAGGCGTTTGACAAGAGGCTTGATGCAGATGGTGATGACAAGAAAGATATGGCGACTTATCTTGATTTTCTAGATTTAAGAAAAATTGTTGAATCACAAAGAAATTGGTCATTCTTTTCTGACTCTCTAAATATACAGCTTCCATCTGAACGCAAAGGAAAGGCCAAATACGTAGCATGGTTCGACGAGATAAACAAAGCGCGACGAGTTTCGGCTCACCCATATAATCGAGGTTATTCTGACGAAGAAGTAAGTACTATTGAATTTGTCTTCAACGAGCTACATAGGCGCGGTGTTATTGCAGGTAGAAACTGA
- a CDS encoding aspartate aminotransferase family protein, with protein sequence MDDSVPRGDLRAPNNLESFWMPFTANRSFKAAPRLYASAKGMYYTTVDGRQVLDGTAGLWCVNAGHCHPKIVQAIQDQAAEMDYAPSFQMGHPKAFELSSRVAQLLPGDLDHVFFAAGGGSEAVDSALKIALAYQRQIGQGTRTRLIGRERGYHGVGFGGISVGGMVANRRTFGTMLSGVDHLRHTHDLARNAYSRGLPEHGAELADDLERIVALHDASTIAAVIVEPVAGSTGVLLPPKGYLQRLREICDRHGILLIFDEVITGFGRLGAGFAADWFGVQPDMVTMAKGLTNAAVPAGAVGVRKHIYDAFMTGPEHMIELFHGYTYSAHPLAMAAGLATLDVYREEGLFERVAGLAPYWEQALHSLKGTRHVIDIRNLGLIGAVELEPIAGRPTARAYDLFVKCFQKGVGIRTTGDIVALSPPFIIEKAEIDRIVDTLRETLQSLD encoded by the coding sequence ATGGACGATAGCGTGCCCCGCGGCGACCTGCGCGCCCCGAACAACCTCGAATCCTTCTGGATGCCGTTCACCGCGAACCGGTCGTTCAAGGCGGCGCCGCGGCTCTACGCCTCGGCCAAGGGCATGTACTACACCACGGTCGACGGCCGCCAGGTGCTGGACGGCACCGCCGGCCTATGGTGCGTCAACGCCGGCCACTGCCACCCGAAGATCGTCCAGGCGATCCAGGACCAGGCGGCGGAGATGGACTACGCCCCGTCCTTCCAGATGGGCCACCCCAAGGCGTTCGAGCTGTCCTCCCGCGTCGCCCAGCTGCTGCCGGGCGACCTCGACCACGTCTTCTTCGCCGCCGGCGGCGGGTCCGAGGCGGTGGACAGCGCGCTGAAGATCGCGCTGGCCTATCAGCGCCAGATCGGCCAGGGCACCCGCACCCGGCTGATCGGGCGCGAGCGCGGCTATCACGGCGTCGGCTTCGGCGGCATCTCGGTCGGCGGCATGGTCGCCAACCGCCGCACCTTCGGCACCATGCTCAGCGGCGTCGACCATCTGCGCCACACCCACGACCTGGCGCGCAACGCCTACAGCCGCGGCCTGCCGGAGCACGGCGCCGAGCTGGCCGACGACCTGGAGCGGATCGTGGCGCTGCACGACGCCTCGACCATCGCCGCGGTGATCGTCGAGCCGGTGGCGGGATCGACCGGCGTGCTGCTGCCGCCCAAGGGCTACCTGCAGCGGCTGCGCGAGATCTGCGACCGGCACGGCATCCTGCTGATCTTCGACGAGGTCATCACCGGCTTCGGCCGCCTCGGCGCCGGCTTCGCGGCCGACTGGTTCGGGGTACAGCCGGACATGGTGACCATGGCCAAGGGCCTGACCAACGCCGCCGTCCCGGCCGGCGCCGTCGGCGTGCGCAAGCACATCTACGACGCCTTCATGACCGGGCCGGAGCACATGATCGAGCTGTTCCACGGCTACACCTACTCGGCCCATCCGCTGGCCATGGCCGCCGGCCTGGCGACCCTCGACGTGTACCGCGAGGAGGGGCTGTTCGAGCGCGTGGCCGGCCTGGCGCCGTACTGGGAGCAGGCGCTGCACAGCCTGAAGGGCACCCGCCACGTCATCGACATCCGCAACCTCGGCCTGATCGGCGCGGTGGAGCTGGAGCCGATCGCCGGCCGCCCGACCGCCCGGGCCTACGACCTGTTCGTCAAGTGCTTCCAGAAGGGGGTGGGCATCCGCACCACCGGCGACATCGTCGCCCTGTCGCCGCCCTTCATCATCGAGAAGGCCGAGATCGACCGCATCGTCGACACCCTGCGCGAGACCCTGCAGTCGCTGGACTGA
- a CDS encoding PRC-barrel domain-containing protein, with protein MRRLALSLVLLAAVPGAAVAQEKQNFVTPQPSDVMGSSLVGADVRNRGGETIGEIEDVIIANRSTIRGVIVSVGGFLGMDEHYVAIDPAALDLRREGDDWQVTLDATKDQLRAAPQVDYRGRR; from the coding sequence ATGCGTCGTCTGGCCCTCAGCCTCGTCCTCCTCGCGGCCGTCCCGGGCGCGGCCGTGGCGCAGGAGAAACAGAACTTCGTCACGCCCCAGCCCAGCGACGTCATGGGATCGAGCCTGGTCGGCGCCGATGTCCGCAACCGCGGCGGCGAGACCATCGGCGAGATCGAGGACGTGATCATCGCCAACAGATCCACCATCCGCGGCGTCATCGTGTCGGTCGGCGGGTTCCTCGGCATGGACGAGCATTATGTCGCGATCGACCCCGCCGCGCTCGACCTCCGGCGCGAGGGCGACGACTGGCAGGTGACGCTGGACGCCACCAAGGACCAGCTGCGGGCGGCGCCGCAGGTCGACTACCGCGGGCGGAGATAG
- a CDS encoding LysR substrate-binding domain-containing protein has product MDTQPGFQLPPLAAVRVFEAAARHLSFTRAAAELGMTQAAVSYQIRLLEDRVGAPLFHRLTRKVALTDAGARLAPVLTEALSRMAGAFAALRDDAGGLLSVTTVLTMASNWLVPRLGRFQAAHPGYTVRVDTGTRMVDFTRGEHDLGIRVGKGVWPGLAAHWLLPVDFTPMCSPALRDRAGGLRQPRDLLRLPLLWDDADAWQRWFAAAGEAVPASIADEGLRLDTQQMMGQVAKAGQGVALLNPLLFAEELAAGQLVQPSPTLLREDSAYYVVYLEPRRDVPKIALFRDWLLAEAAEAIAGQGGRTA; this is encoded by the coding sequence ATGGACACCCAGCCCGGCTTCCAGCTTCCGCCGCTCGCCGCGGTGCGGGTGTTCGAGGCCGCGGCCCGGCACCTCAGCTTCACCCGCGCGGCGGCGGAGCTGGGCATGACCCAGGCGGCGGTCAGCTACCAGATCCGGCTGCTCGAGGACCGGGTCGGCGCGCCGCTGTTCCACCGCCTGACCCGCAAGGTGGCGCTGACCGACGCCGGGGCGCGCCTGGCCCCGGTGCTGACCGAGGCGCTGTCGCGCATGGCCGGGGCCTTCGCCGCGCTGCGCGACGACGCCGGCGGGCTGCTCTCGGTCACCACCGTGCTGACCATGGCCTCGAACTGGCTGGTGCCGCGGCTCGGCCGGTTCCAGGCCGCCCATCCCGGCTACACCGTGCGGGTCGACACCGGCACCCGGATGGTCGATTTCACCCGCGGCGAGCACGACCTCGGCATCCGCGTCGGCAAGGGCGTGTGGCCGGGCCTGGCCGCGCACTGGCTGCTGCCGGTCGACTTCACGCCGATGTGCAGCCCGGCGCTGCGCGACCGCGCCGGCGGCCTGCGCCAGCCGCGCGACCTGCTGCGCCTGCCGCTGCTGTGGGACGACGCCGACGCCTGGCAGCGCTGGTTCGCCGCGGCGGGGGAGGCGGTGCCGGCCTCGATCGCCGATGAGGGGCTGCGGCTCGACACCCAGCAGATGATGGGCCAGGTGGCCAAGGCGGGGCAGGGCGTGGCGCTGCTCAACCCGTTGCTCTTCGCCGAGGAGCTGGCCGCGGGCCAGCTGGTCCAGCCCTCCCCGACGCTGCTGCGCGAGGACAGCGCCTATTATGTGGTCTACCTCGAGCCCCGCCGCGACGTGCCCAAGATCGCCCTGTTCCGCGACTGGCTCCTGGCCGAGGCGGCGGAGGCCATCGCGGGGCAGGGAGGCCGCACCGCATGA
- a CDS encoding type II toxin-antitoxin system VapC family toxin yields the protein MFSLDTNAVIAAVNRRRPGARRRVEAALAEGTGVGIPTIVLYELHYGIAKSARPQENRAILAAFMALDLSVWPFEPEDAEEAGEIRAALERAGTPIGPYDLLIAAQARRRGAVLVTANTGEFARVPGLRTEDWTAG from the coding sequence ATGTTCAGCCTCGACACCAACGCCGTCATCGCCGCGGTCAACCGGCGCAGGCCCGGGGCCCGGCGAAGGGTGGAAGCCGCCCTGGCCGAGGGCACAGGTGTCGGCATCCCCACCATTGTGCTGTACGAGCTGCATTACGGCATCGCCAAGAGCGCCCGGCCGCAGGAGAACCGGGCCATCCTGGCCGCCTTCATGGCCCTGGATCTCTCCGTCTGGCCGTTCGAGCCGGAGGATGCCGAGGAGGCGGGCGAGATCCGCGCGGCGCTGGAGCGCGCGGGAACGCCGATCGGTCCGTACGACCTCCTGATCGCGGCCCAGGCGCGGCGGCGGGGAGCGGTGCTGGTCACGGCGAACACCGGAGAGTTCGCGCGGGTGCCGGGGCTGAGGACGGAGGATTGGACGGCGGGGTGA
- a CDS encoding antitoxin translates to MGDTAIAKLFQTGRSQAVRLPKEFRLPGKAVRVRRVGRGVLLEPMERSIEDIRALFAEIDRLRGSGDFLPEGRPEQPPMPPAGEISLDE, encoded by the coding sequence ATGGGCGACACCGCCATCGCCAAGCTGTTCCAGACCGGCCGCAGCCAGGCCGTGCGACTGCCGAAGGAGTTCCGCCTTCCGGGCAAGGCGGTGCGGGTGCGGCGCGTCGGGCGCGGCGTGCTGCTGGAGCCGATGGAGCGGAGCATTGAGGACATCCGGGCGCTCTTCGCCGAGATCGATCGGCTGCGCGGCAGCGGCGACTTCCTGCCCGAGGGCCGGCCCGAGCAGCCGCCGATGCCCCCGGCCGGCGAAATATCCCTCGACGAGTGA